A window of Rhinatrema bivittatum chromosome 2, aRhiBiv1.1, whole genome shotgun sequence contains these coding sequences:
- the CCDC126 gene encoding coiled-coil domain-containing protein 126 isoform X2 — protein MFSEHPRHESSAELRVQILDLSKRYVKALAEENKSAVNGGHGGSMAGYADLKRTIAVLLDDILQRLGKLENKVDDSVGNGLSTNVTNSTSGNLVPATATQLEPVLGFGTISLHSELPRDLLPHFNRPSFLSLVIAAPGLLQ, from the exons ATGTTCAGTGAG CATCCGAGGCATGAGAGCAGCGCCGAGCTGCGTGTGCAGATACTGGACTTGAGCAAACGATATGTGAAAGCTCTGGCGGAGGAGAATAAAAGCGCAGTGAATGGTGGGCACGGAGGCTCGATGGCAGGCTATG CCGACTTGAAGAGAACAATAGCAGTCCTACTGGATGATATTTTGCAGCGTTTGGGGAAACTGGAGAACAAAGTTGATGATTCTGTGGGGAATGGCTTGTCAACAAATGTCACAAACAGCACGAGTGGTAACCTGGTGCCAGCGACCGCAA ctcagttggaaccagtgctgggatttggtaccataagccttcattcagaaCTACCCAGAGATCTCCTGCCCCATTTTAATAGACCTTCCTTCCtaagtctggtcattgcagcaccAGGGCTTCTTCAATAA
- the CCDC126 gene encoding coiled-coil domain-containing protein 126 isoform X1: protein MLTFSRKTVSQKLSLLLLVFGFIWGLMLLRYTFQHPRHESSAELRVQILDLSKRYVKALAEENKSAVNGGHGGSMAGYADLKRTIAVLLDDILQRLGKLENKVDDSVGNGLSTNVTNSTSGNLVPATATQLEPVLGFGTISLHSELPRDLLPHFNRPSFLSLVIAAPGLLQ from the exons ATGTTAACTTTTTCACGGAAAACTGTGTCCCAGAAACTGAGCTTACTGTTGCTTGTATTCGGCTTTATCTGGGGCCTGATGTTACTGCGCTACACTTTCCAGCATCCGAGGCATGAGAGCAGCGCCGAGCTGCGTGTGCAGATACTGGACTTGAGCAAACGATATGTGAAAGCTCTGGCGGAGGAGAATAAAAGCGCAGTGAATGGTGGGCACGGAGGCTCGATGGCAGGCTATG CCGACTTGAAGAGAACAATAGCAGTCCTACTGGATGATATTTTGCAGCGTTTGGGGAAACTGGAGAACAAAGTTGATGATTCTGTGGGGAATGGCTTGTCAACAAATGTCACAAACAGCACGAGTGGTAACCTGGTGCCAGCGACCGCAA ctcagttggaaccagtgctgggatttggtaccataagccttcattcagaaCTACCCAGAGATCTCCTGCCCCATTTTAATAGACCTTCCTTCCtaagtctggtcattgcagcaccAGGGCTTCTTCAATAA
- the CCDC126 gene encoding coiled-coil domain-containing protein 126 isoform X3, which translates to MLTFSRKTVSQKLSLLLLVFGFIWGLMLLRYTFQHPRHESSAELRVQILDLSKRYVKALAEENKSAVNGGHGGSMAGYADLKRTIAVLLDDILQRLGKLENKVDDSVGNGLSTNVTNSTSGNLVPATASKRINTAGTVR; encoded by the exons ATGTTAACTTTTTCACGGAAAACTGTGTCCCAGAAACTGAGCTTACTGTTGCTTGTATTCGGCTTTATCTGGGGCCTGATGTTACTGCGCTACACTTTCCAGCATCCGAGGCATGAGAGCAGCGCCGAGCTGCGTGTGCAGATACTGGACTTGAGCAAACGATATGTGAAAGCTCTGGCGGAGGAGAATAAAAGCGCAGTGAATGGTGGGCACGGAGGCTCGATGGCAGGCTATG CCGACTTGAAGAGAACAATAGCAGTCCTACTGGATGATATTTTGCAGCGTTTGGGGAAACTGGAGAACAAAGTTGATGATTCTGTGGGGAATGGCTTGTCAACAAATGTCACAAACAGCACGAGTGGTAACCTGGTGCCAGCGACCGCAAGTAAGCGCATCAATACGGCGGGCACCGTGAGATAG